Within Aspergillus oryzae RIB40 DNA, chromosome 2, the genomic segment TTGTACACGCCCACGGCCCTCAATTGAAACACCACACATAGGCTACATCATCTTGGAACGCCATGTCTCCCACACATTCTAGCAAGCCGAGTATTGCGACATCAGTCGATACCTATCTCAGCAGTGACACCACGGGAGATTGGAAACGGTATTCCGCCAATGTGGACCTTGAGGCCCAGCAGCCCCCAAGGAAGTGTTTTGCTTCATTGCGGTATCTGCTTCTCACCATCTACCGTCGCTTGTTCACCCTCATATACTGCGCCAATGCGGTCGCATTCGTGATCATCATGGTGCAGCGCCAAGACAAGCTCCTCGCCTTTGTCAACGCAGCAGCCGTCAACTTACTCATATGCGGTCTGGCGCGACATTACCTGGTGGTGAATGCCATCTTTGTGAGCATCTGCCGCATCCCACAGTCGACTCCTCTCTGGCTGCGCAAGATAGCAGCCAAGGCGTATCATTACGGTGGCGTACACAGTGGATGTGGTGTAGCATCCTTCCTGTGGTATGTGGGCCTCGTGGCTTTGATATCGCGGGAATATTGGATGTTTCCAGGCTCGGGGACCGTTTCCCTGCCGGTGGTGATCCTCGCCTATGTGTTACTCGCAGATCTGATGGCAATCATTGTGGTTGCGCACCCCACATTCCGGACAAAGCTCCATGACTATTTTGAGCTCACGCACCGATTCGGTGCATGGCTGGCGGTCGCACTTTTCCTGACACTTCTGGTGGTGTTTTCCGATCAGGCGCGCCATGCAGAAGGCGTGAGTCTTGGACGATACTTGATCAAGCTCCCTGCGTTCTGGATtgtcctcgtcatcgtcgccACTATTGTCCATCCCTGGCTGATGCTTCGTCGAGTGAAAGTCTGGCCCGAATATCTATCTCCGCACGCGGCTCGACTCCACCTGGATCATACATCCACGGCATTTGGTAAAGTAATCGCGCTCTCGAAGCATCCATTGCGAACGTGGCATAGCTTTGCAACCTTCCCCGACCCCGATGGCAAAAGCTTTTCGTGCATCGTATCGAAGGCAGGTGACTGGACCACTCGATGCATTGATCAGCAACCGACCTATCTATGGAAACGTGGAACACTGATGTACGGATTTATCC encodes:
- a CDS encoding uncharacterized protein (predicted protein); translated protein: MSPTHSSKPSIATSVDTYLSSDTTGDWKRYSANVDLEAQQPPRKCFASLRYLLLTIYRRLFTLIYCANAVAFVIIMVQRQDKLLAFVNAAAVNLLICGLARHYLVVNAIFVSICRIPQSTPLWLRKIAAKAYHYGGVHSGCGVASFLWYVGLVALISREYWMFPGSGTVSLPVVILAYVLLADLMAIIVVAHPTFRTKLHDYFELTHRFGAWLAVALFLTLLVVFSDQARHAEGVSLGRYLIKLPAFWIVLVIVATIVHPWLMLRRVKVWPEYLSPHAARLHLDHTSTAFGKVIALSKHPLRTWHSFATFPDPDGKSFSCIVSKAGDWTTRCIDQQPTYLWKRGTLMYGFIHVMRVFRRVVIIATGSGIGPCLSWLSEKNRPPLRVLWQTRNPGRTYGSAVLNLVRQLDPNPLIIDTNSSGRVDMVPMARELVREFDAEAVCVISNAVLTKKVVFQLEASGVPAFGPIFDS